From the Psilocybe cubensis strain MGC-MH-2018 chromosome 6, whole genome shotgun sequence genome, the window CTTTATCGAAGGTTCGCTTTTGCCAGCACTGCAGCTGGCCGCCCCAGATACCTCCAAAGTAGAGATACGCCTGGCCATCGTCGTCGACAAAGCTCGCTGGGTCAATGCTGTAGCTGCCCTTGATAGGCTCCGGCTCCGGGACGAAGGGGCCGTGGGGCTCGTCCGCAACCGCGACGCCGATCTGGAAGAAGCCCTCGTGATTGCGTgcggggaagaagaaataataTTTGCCGTTCTTGGTTGCCGCGTCAGGGGCCCACATTTGTTTCGCGGCCCATGGGACATCCTTGATGGAGAGAACGACGCCGTGGTCGGTGACGGGCCCTGAGATGCTGGGGAGAGAGAGGACGTGGTAGTCGTTCATGGCGTATTGGTCGCCATTGTCGTTGTCCTCGATGTCGGTCGCGATATCGTGGGAAGGGTAGACATAAATGCGACCATTGAAAACATGAGCTGACGGATCGGCGGTGTAGATATGGGTGACGAGAGGCTGAATATCGAGCGATGccatgatgaagaagatcttGAGTGTGAAGATAGTAGATGAGGACTAGAGAGAGGAAGGATCAGCCTCGGAGGGAACTGGAGACATAAATACTGGCGATTACATAGGGGTTTGGCGTATATAGATTTAGCCAGTTTGCCCGCGATCAGTGTGAAATACCGAGGTTGGCCCGCCTTTTGCTCAGCAATATTCAAAAGATATCTTGCACTTTCCTAGTGTTGTAGGTATCTATGAGAATGCCTGCAATTATTTCATGTATTGAGCCGAATAAATGCTAAGCATGTACTGCGATGGGTATGCATCATATTATTTTATCGTATTCCTTCGCTGACCTGTTAAACAGACGCTTTTGCCAAGTTAAACGCGGGGAAAATAGATAATCGACACCCCGGATCTCGTGGCTCTACCTTTGAAACCCGCATAACTCTGTATGTACCTGGTTCTAATTGACTGACTATTTTGGTTCATAACGTTGACATGCTTCTTGCTGCGCGTGGGCGTACAGATGACAACTTGAGCACGATTGGCGTGTTTCCTCTAAAGCGGCCAGTCAGGAACCTGCCATTATCCTAATACAAACAAAGCTAGTTACCAATCCTTCTAATAGTAGCTATGAACTATTCTTACTTACGATTTGCGTTTATTCATCAATGGGCGCTTAATCCTTCATTTCCGTTCCGAACCATTAAAGGCCGGACGTTTGATTCTTCTAAGTCATCTATTATTGATTTTATGAAAATTATAACAGCTCTGACATTCTTCGCTTTTAGAATACACTTTAACTTTCGATATAATACAGCCCTGCCAGTGCGCTGCTCTGCTATAGCTCCACTGACCTTAACTCCGGGATATCAAAGACCCTCAACATATTGA encodes:
- a CDS encoding Xylosidase/arabinosidase, whose translation is MASLDIQPLVTHIYTADPSAHVFNGRIYVYPSHDIATDIEDNDNGDQYAMNDYHVLSLPSISGPVTDHGVVLSIKDVPWAAKQMWAPDAATKNGKYYFFFPARNHEGFFQIGVAVADEPHGPFVPEPEPIKGSYSIDPASFVDDDGQAYLYFGGIWGGQLQCWQKRTFDKDAYSQMEATEGPALCARVAKLSEDMKSFVGEDLPVEIYDPETKELLHSSDHDRRFFEAAWMHKHNGVYYFSYSTGDTHYLCYATGDSPLGPFTYRGRILEPVTGWTTHHSIVEFEGRTYLFHHDASLSGGKNHLRCVKVRELWYTEDGSLTAEELKANA